Genomic DNA from Nitrospira sp.:
AGGGTCCTGGTCGGACCTTCCGAAGTATCTGTTGGCCTTCGGGCGTCTTCGGTTACCGCCGGAGACTCGCAACAGTTACACGGGATTTCGTTGTGCCCGTACGGTCGGTCCCGCTTCATGACCGTGAGCCGGGCACTCCTGCCCTCCGGCTCACGGGGTTTCGGCCAGAATTAGAACAGACTCTTGCTCACTTCTGCAGACTTCGCGCTCTCATTTCCAGACTGATCAAAAGCCGACACCGCGAAGAAGTACGTCGTGCCGGTCGGCAGGTTTGGAATCGTGAAGCTGGTGCGGTTGGTCACCTCGAACGGTCCCACGAATCCGTAGCTTCCTGATCTTGTCCCGACATAGATTCGGTAACCGGCCAAATCCGCTTCGGTGTTGGCATTCCAACTGACCGTGGCGCTCGCCGTTGTCGGCGTCGAGGTTGAGGCTGAGCCCGAAGGGATCGGTTGCGTCGGGGTGGTCACTGGTGTCGGCGGAGGCGAGGGAGGCGTCGTGACGGCGGGTTGAGACGGCGTGACCGGCGTGGCCGAGGCGGTTTGGCCGGCCGTCACCGTGAATGTCACGGGAATGCGCAGCGTATTGGAGAAATTGTTGGGACCGGATTCCACAATATAGACCACCGCCGAATAGGTCCCCGCGGCAAGGCCTGAGGGTTGCGCCGTGATCACAATCTGATCAGTTTCTGAGGTGATGGTTTGGGTGCTGCCATAGGGCGGATTCATCCAGACCCACGACTGATTCGTGCTGATGGAGTATGCGTGCTGGTCGGTCCCGGTTTTCCGCAGGGTCAAGGTTCCGACCGTATTGGCGCTGCTCAGGCTCAGGGCTGCCGGCGTCACCTGGATCGGTCCGGTGGTGACAGGAGCTGGCGTTGCAGCAGGAGGCGTGACCGGGGCCGGGGGCGCCGGTGCGGGCGGCGGAGGCACCACGACTGGAGGCGGAGGCGGCGTGACGGCCACCGGTTTGGGTGTAGGCGTGACAGCAACAGGAGCCGGAGGCGCTGGCGGAGGGGAGGGAGGTGTTGTCACCGGTGTGGCAGTGACCGTGAGCGAGACCGGGATGCGGAGCATGTTGCTGAAGTTGTTCGGCCCCGATTCCACAATGTAGACCACTGCTGCATAGGTTCCGACCGCGAGGCTGCTGGTCTGCGCGGTGATCACCAGCTGGTCGGTCTCCGTCGTGATGGTTTGGGTGCTACCGTAGGGCGGATTCATCCAAACCCACGATTGGTTCGTGCTAAGGGAATAGCTGTGTTGATCGGTACCTCCCTTGCGCAACGCGAGGGCGCCG
This window encodes:
- a CDS encoding fibronectin type III domain-containing protein, with product MKTPRSVFVLGVAGCLSSTLCPTALVSTAAAADTSASLSLLQQPSLDAAIAKAQSSGTTPILPSPAALVLTAPKGKTAIGTLTLQKSGSDQHTYYLSTNQSWVWMNPPYGSTQSISSETDQLVITAQTANLAVGTYSAMVYIVDSGPNNFTNMLRIPVSLIVTAETVAPSPAPPAPPAVTPTPQPVAVTPPPPPVVVPPPPASTPPAPAVTPTSGIVSNPLALTLSAVKGQTAVGALALRKGGTDQHSYSLSTNQSWVWMNPPYGSTQTITTETDQLVITAQTSSLAVGTYAAVVYIVESGPNNFSNMLRIPVSLTVTATPVTTPPSPPPAPPAPVAVTPTPKPVAVTPPPPPVVVPPPPAPAPPAPVTPPAATPAPVTTGPIQVTPAALSLSSANTVGTLTLRKTGTDQHAYSISTNQSWVWMNPPYGSTQTITSETDQIVITAQPSGLAAGTYSAVVYIVESGPNNFSNTLRIPVTFTVTAGQTASATPVTPSQPAVTTPPSPPPTPVTTPTQPIPSGSASTSTPTTASATVSWNANTEADLAGYRIYVGTRSGSYGFVGPFEVTNRTSFTIPNLPTGTTYFFAVSAFDQSGNESAKSAEVSKSLF